In the genome of Globicephala melas chromosome 3, mGloMel1.2, whole genome shotgun sequence, one region contains:
- the PGBD2 gene encoding piggyBac transposable element-derived protein 2 isoform X5, with protein sequence MASSSSSLTTGRRTGSKLKSMKLLEVLNALEEEESGQSREEIFIAPPNNASGDFTDEDSGDEDGRRGTLLPGNVLHAFVVPEDSGTGEDDDDLQLQPAMKKQKAGVEPQHVWTKRDICPDFTSWTASDPHMEDLKSQELSPVGLFELFFDEGTINFIVNETNRYAWQKNVNLGLTAQELKCVLGILILSGYISYPRRRMFWETSPDSHHHLVADAIRRDRFELIFSYLHFADNNELDESDRFAKVRPLIVRMNYNFQKHAPLEEFYSFGESMCEYFGHRGSKRLPAGKPVRLGYKIWCGTTSRGYLVWFEPSQGTLFTKPDRGLDLGGSMVVKFVDALQTRGCLPYHIFFDKVFTSVKLMSILRKKGVKATGTVREYRTERCPLKDPKELKRMKRGSFDYRVDESEEIIVCRWHDSSVVNICSNAVGIEPAGLTSHHSGAAKTQAQVHQPSLLRLYQEKVGGVGRMDQNIAKYKVKIRGMKWYSSFIGYVIDAALNNAWQLHRICCHDAQVDLLAFRRYVACVYLESNADTSSQGRRSRRLETESRFDMIGHWIIHQDKRTRCALCHSQTNTRCEKCQKGVHAKCFRAYHIR encoded by the exons ATGGCTTCATCATCAAG CAGCCTCACTACCGGGAGAAGAACCGGCTCAAAGCTGAAGTCCATGAAGTTGCTTGAGGTTCTGAATGCTCTGGAGGAGGAGGAGTCTGGCCAGAGTAGGGAGGAGATCTTCATTGCACCGCCCAACAATGCTTCAGGGGACTTCACTGATGAGGACTCGGGTGATGAAGATGGCCGGCGAGGAACCCTCCTGCCTGGCAATGTGCTGCATGCCTTTGTTGTGCCTGAGGACTCTGGCACCGGGGAGGATGATGATGACCTGCAGCTGCAGCCAGCCATGAAGAAGCAAAAGGCAGGAGTGGAACCTCAACATGTTTGGACCAAAAGAGATATCTGCCCGGACTTCACCAGTTGGACAGCATCGGATCCTCATATGGAGGATCTCAAAAGCCAGGAACTGAGTCCTGTAGGCCTCTTTGAATTGTTTTTTGATGAAGGAACaattaattttattgttaatGAAACCAATCGTTATGCTTGGCAGAAGAATGTCAACCTGGGTCTCACAGCTCAGGAATTGAAGTGTGTTTTGGGCATTTTGATTTTAAGTGGGTATATCTCCTATCCAAGGAGAAGGATGTTTTGGGAAACATCCCCTGATTCACATCATCATCTTGTGGCTGATGCAATTAGAAGGGACAGATTTGAACTGATCTTCTCATACCTGCATTTTGCAGATAACAATGAGCTTGATGAAAGTGATAGGTTTGCCAAGGTGAGGCCTCTCATTGTCCGCATGAACTACAATTTCCAGAAGCATGCACCCTTGGAAGAGTTCTACAGCTTTGGCGAGTCTATGTGTGAGTACTTTGGACACCGGGGGTCCAAGCGTCTGCCTGCGGGGAAACCTGTGCGGCTGGGCTACAAGATCTGGTGTGGGACGACCAGCAGGGGCTATTTGGTGTGGTTCGAGCCCTCACAGGGCACACTGTTCACTAAGCCAGACAGGGGCCTGGACCTAGGAGGCAGTATGGTGGTGAAATTTGTGGATGCACTTCAGACACGTGGGTGTCTGCCATACCACATATTTTTTGACAAGGTTTTTACAAGTGTCAAATTGATGTCCATTTTAAGGAAGAAAGGAGTGAAGGCCACAGGAACTGTTCGTGAGTACAGAACTGAACGATGTCCCCTTAAAGATCCCAAAGAACTGAAGAGAATGAAGAGGGGTTCGTTTGATTACAGAGTTGATGAGAGTGAGGAGATCATCGTGTGCCGCTGGCATGATAGCAGTGTGGTCAACATCTGCTCCAACGCTGTGGGCATAGAGCCAGCAGGGCTGACCAGCCATCACTCGGGAGCAGCCAAGACGCAGGCCCAGGTTCATCAGCCATCCCTGCTGAGGCTGTACCAGGAGAAGGTCGGGGGTGTCGGCCGCATGGACCAGAACATCGCCAAGTACAAGGTGAAGATCCGGGGTATGAAGTGGTACTCGAGTTTCATTGGCTATGTTATTGACGCTGCTCTTAACAATGCATGGCAGCTGCACAGGATATGCTGCCATGATGCCCAGGTGGACCTTCTGGCCTTCCGGAGATACGTGGCCTGCGTGTACCTAGAGAGCAACGCCGATACATCATCCCAAGGGAGGCGAAGCAGGCGGCTGGAAACCGAGAGCCGCTTTGACATGATTGGGCACTGGATCATCCACCAGGACAAGAGGACCCGGTGTGCCCTGTGCCACTCACAGACCAACACCCGCTGTGAGAAGTGCCAGAAGGGTGTCCATGCCAAGTGCTTCAGGGCGTACCACATCCGGTAA
- the PGBD2 gene encoding piggyBac transposable element-derived protein 2 isoform X4: MASSSSSLTTGRRTGSKLKSMKLLEVLNALEEEESGQSREEIFIAPPNNASGDFTDEDSGDEDGRRGTLLPGNVLHAFVVPEDSGTGEDDDDLQLQPAMKKQKAGVEPQHVWTKRDICPDFTSWTASDPHMEDLKSQELSPVGLFELFFDEGTINFIVNETNRYAWQKNVNLGLTAQELKCVLGILILSGYISYPRRRMFWETSPDSHHHLVADAIRRDRFELIFSYLHFADNNELDESDRFAKVRPLIVRMNYNFQKHAPLEEFYSFGESMCEYFGHRGSKRLPAGKPVRLGYKIWCGTTSRGYLVWFEPSQGTLFTKPDRGLDLGGSMVVKFVDALQTRGCLPYHIFFDKVFTSVKLMSILRKKGVKATGTVREYRTERCPLKDPKELKRMKRGSFDYRVDESEEIIVCRWHDSSVVNICSNAVGIEPAGLTSHHSGAAKTQAQVHQPSLLRLYQEKVGGVGRMDQNIAKYKVKIRGMKWYSSFIGYVIDAALNNAWQLHRICCHDAQVDLLAFRRYVACVYLESNADTSSQGRRSRRLETESRFDMIGHWIIHQDKRTRCALCHSQTNTRCEKCQKGVHAKCFRAYHIRCRGSALDMDLPLHVGRLRASVLRSDRTGLKEQLILGLWLTQGTGREVDAGPACGGRGRRGIAPA; the protein is encoded by the exons ATGGCTTCATCATCAAG CAGCCTCACTACCGGGAGAAGAACCGGCTCAAAGCTGAAGTCCATGAAGTTGCTTGAGGTTCTGAATGCTCTGGAGGAGGAGGAGTCTGGCCAGAGTAGGGAGGAGATCTTCATTGCACCGCCCAACAATGCTTCAGGGGACTTCACTGATGAGGACTCGGGTGATGAAGATGGCCGGCGAGGAACCCTCCTGCCTGGCAATGTGCTGCATGCCTTTGTTGTGCCTGAGGACTCTGGCACCGGGGAGGATGATGATGACCTGCAGCTGCAGCCAGCCATGAAGAAGCAAAAGGCAGGAGTGGAACCTCAACATGTTTGGACCAAAAGAGATATCTGCCCGGACTTCACCAGTTGGACAGCATCGGATCCTCATATGGAGGATCTCAAAAGCCAGGAACTGAGTCCTGTAGGCCTCTTTGAATTGTTTTTTGATGAAGGAACaattaattttattgttaatGAAACCAATCGTTATGCTTGGCAGAAGAATGTCAACCTGGGTCTCACAGCTCAGGAATTGAAGTGTGTTTTGGGCATTTTGATTTTAAGTGGGTATATCTCCTATCCAAGGAGAAGGATGTTTTGGGAAACATCCCCTGATTCACATCATCATCTTGTGGCTGATGCAATTAGAAGGGACAGATTTGAACTGATCTTCTCATACCTGCATTTTGCAGATAACAATGAGCTTGATGAAAGTGATAGGTTTGCCAAGGTGAGGCCTCTCATTGTCCGCATGAACTACAATTTCCAGAAGCATGCACCCTTGGAAGAGTTCTACAGCTTTGGCGAGTCTATGTGTGAGTACTTTGGACACCGGGGGTCCAAGCGTCTGCCTGCGGGGAAACCTGTGCGGCTGGGCTACAAGATCTGGTGTGGGACGACCAGCAGGGGCTATTTGGTGTGGTTCGAGCCCTCACAGGGCACACTGTTCACTAAGCCAGACAGGGGCCTGGACCTAGGAGGCAGTATGGTGGTGAAATTTGTGGATGCACTTCAGACACGTGGGTGTCTGCCATACCACATATTTTTTGACAAGGTTTTTACAAGTGTCAAATTGATGTCCATTTTAAGGAAGAAAGGAGTGAAGGCCACAGGAACTGTTCGTGAGTACAGAACTGAACGATGTCCCCTTAAAGATCCCAAAGAACTGAAGAGAATGAAGAGGGGTTCGTTTGATTACAGAGTTGATGAGAGTGAGGAGATCATCGTGTGCCGCTGGCATGATAGCAGTGTGGTCAACATCTGCTCCAACGCTGTGGGCATAGAGCCAGCAGGGCTGACCAGCCATCACTCGGGAGCAGCCAAGACGCAGGCCCAGGTTCATCAGCCATCCCTGCTGAGGCTGTACCAGGAGAAGGTCGGGGGTGTCGGCCGCATGGACCAGAACATCGCCAAGTACAAGGTGAAGATCCGGGGTATGAAGTGGTACTCGAGTTTCATTGGCTATGTTATTGACGCTGCTCTTAACAATGCATGGCAGCTGCACAGGATATGCTGCCATGATGCCCAGGTGGACCTTCTGGCCTTCCGGAGATACGTGGCCTGCGTGTACCTAGAGAGCAACGCCGATACATCATCCCAAGGGAGGCGAAGCAGGCGGCTGGAAACCGAGAGCCGCTTTGACATGATTGGGCACTGGATCATCCACCAGGACAAGAGGACCCGGTGTGCCCTGTGCCACTCACAGACCAACACCCGCTGTGAGAAGTGCCAGAAGGGTGTCCATGCCAAGTGCTTCAGGGCGTACCACATCCG ctgccggggttcagctttggatatggacctgcctctgcatgtaggtcgcctgagggcatctgttcttcgctcagacaggacggggttaaaggagcagctgattctggggctctggctcactcagggtaCAGGGAGGGAGGTGGATGCGGGGccagcctgcggtggcagaggccggcgtggcattgcaccagcctga